The proteins below come from a single Methyloprofundus sedimenti genomic window:
- a CDS encoding patatin-like phospholipase family protein: MKSVSLVLGSGGARGLAHIGVIHWLEEHNYRIQSISGCSMGALIGGIYAAGKLDEFEKWVRAITKLEIITLLDISWNKSGLVKGDKIINTLIDLVGDMKIEDLPIKYTAVAADVNEEKEIWINSGRLFDAIRASISLPMLFTPHYYMGAHLIDGGVLNPVPIAPTFSDNTDITLAVNLGGKLISNSNAIDINDHQKKKNNDGINEKINNYIQQLKNKIDLPQEIDWGAYEIANQAFDAMQSTIARQKLAAYPPDRSIEIARNACGTLEFDRADEMITLGYRKAQESFT, translated from the coding sequence ATGAAATCAGTATCTTTAGTTCTTGGTAGTGGCGGTGCTCGTGGATTGGCACACATTGGTGTAATTCATTGGCTGGAAGAGCACAATTACCGTATACAATCCATTTCAGGATGTTCTATGGGAGCCCTTATTGGTGGCATTTATGCCGCTGGGAAGTTGGATGAATTCGAAAAATGGGTTCGCGCAATAACAAAGCTGGAGATTATTACTTTACTTGATATTTCATGGAATAAAAGTGGACTGGTCAAGGGCGACAAGATTATCAACACTCTTATCGATCTCGTAGGCGATATGAAGATTGAGGACCTACCGATTAAATATACTGCGGTTGCAGCAGACGTAAACGAAGAAAAGGAAATATGGATTAATTCAGGGCGACTGTTTGATGCCATACGCGCCTCGATTTCTCTGCCTATGCTTTTTACACCTCACTATTATATGGGGGCGCACTTAATCGACGGCGGTGTACTTAATCCAGTTCCTATCGCTCCAACGTTCAGTGATAACACAGACATCACCCTTGCAGTAAACTTGGGTGGTAAATTGATTTCAAATTCTAATGCAATAGATATTAACGATCACCAGAAGAAAAAAAATAACGATGGAATAAATGAAAAAATCAATAATTATATACAACAGCTTAAGAACAAGATTGATCTCCCACAAGAAATAGACTGGGGAGCCTACGAAATAGCTAATCAGGCATTTGACGCTATGCAAAGTACCATAGCCAGACAAAAGCTAGCGGCCTATCCGCCAGATAGAAGTATTGAAATCGCGAGGAACGCCTGTGGCACACTCGAATTTGATCGCGCTGATGAAATGATCACACTCGGTTATCGCAAGGCTCAAGAGAGTTTCACTTGA
- the ltrA gene encoding group II intron reverse transcriptase/maturase: protein MGKAYTHSSSEELSLMAQVLERNNLLQALKQVVRNKGVAGVDGMTVEELPDYLTQHWPDIKARLETGIYSPQPVLRIEIPKANGKKRKLGIPTVIDRMIQQAIAQILSQRWELQFHPNSYGFRPLRSAQQAVCTAQSEINNGKQWVVDLDLESFFDRVNHDRLMNTLKSEIKDKTLLRLINSYLKAGIEINGQYEKTTEGVPQGSPLSPLLANIVLNELDWELEKRGHIFVRYADDCQIYVSSQRAGERVKQSITYFIEHTLRLKVNESKSAVDRPWKRKFLGFTFSPRRGHKLKVSEAALEKLKYTVRGLCRRTRGKSQIKLLRS, encoded by the coding sequence ATGGGAAAAGCTTATACTCATAGCTCCAGCGAAGAACTATCATTGATGGCGCAAGTATTAGAAAGAAACAATCTACTGCAAGCGCTAAAACAAGTTGTCCGTAACAAAGGTGTTGCTGGTGTTGATGGAATGACAGTAGAAGAACTGCCTGACTATCTTACACAGCACTGGCCAGACATCAAAGCCAGACTGGAGACAGGAATATACAGTCCACAGCCTGTACTGCGAATAGAAATTCCCAAAGCAAACGGCAAGAAGCGAAAATTGGGTATCCCGACGGTCATAGACCGAATGATACAACAAGCCATCGCCCAAATTCTTAGCCAGCGATGGGAGCTGCAATTCCATCCCAACAGCTATGGGTTTCGTCCACTGCGGAGTGCCCAACAAGCGGTATGCACTGCACAAAGCGAAATAAACAATGGCAAGCAATGGGTGGTTGATCTTGATCTTGAATCCTTCTTTGACCGTGTGAATCATGATAGACTCATGAATACATTAAAGAGCGAGATCAAAGACAAAACACTGTTGCGATTGATCAATAGCTACCTCAAAGCAGGCATTGAAATTAATGGACAGTATGAGAAAACAACAGAAGGCGTTCCACAAGGAAGCCCGTTATCTCCATTACTAGCCAATATAGTGCTGAATGAGTTAGATTGGGAGCTGGAAAAGCGAGGCCACATCTTTGTTCGCTATGCCGATGATTGTCAAATCTATGTAAGCAGTCAGCGAGCAGGTGAACGGGTAAAACAGAGTATAACGTACTTTATAGAACATACCTTAAGACTCAAGGTCAATGAAAGCAAAAGTGCGGTAGATCGCCCATGGAAACGAAAGTTTCTGGGTTTTACCTTTAGCCCACGCCGAGGACATAAATTGAAAGTCTCCGAAGCAGCATTGGAGAAGCTCAAATATACGGTGAGAGGGCTATGTCGTCGAACACGAGGAAAATCACAAATCAAATTATTGCGGAGCTAA
- the gcvP gene encoding aminomethyl-transferring glycine dehydrogenase has protein sequence MTNTKTPLSELEMRGNFVHRHIGSNDRQIQETLNELGLQSLEDIIPTAFPDNIVDQDPLMLVDAISERAAIVYLRKIRARNKTFTSLIGMGYYDTVMPAVIKRNVLENPSWYTAYTPYQAEVSQGRLEALINFQQLIIDLTAMDIANASLLDEATAAAEAMNMSRRLSKSDSNNYFVDKHCHPQTIAVLQTHAKPLDLKIVLGDPLEDFAQQQCFGILVQYPDTFGEIKDFHQLGKLAHEKSALLTIATDLLSLVLLKAPAEFDADIVIGNAQRFGVPMGYGGPHAAFFACKDSHKRSMPGRIIGVSRDSHGNIAYRMSLQTREQHIRREKATSNICTAQVLLAVLSGFYAVYHGEYGLKMIAQRVHRYSQILAQGIEQLGYQVINTSYFDTIIIQTPYKAHRIAARAEEAKINLRIIDNNTLGISLDQSSSRKLIRQLWKIFALPGKKLPDLIEIDKNIDECIPDSLLRTDSILQHPVFHLYHSETEMMRYMRLLAAKDIALDRSMIPLGSCTMKLNSATSLQAISQYEFNSLHPFIPTYQAQGYQQLFEELENMLCDLTGFAAFSLQPNAGSQGEYSGLLVIQKYHQSRGESQRNICLIPESAHGTNPASAALAGYTIVNIPCDKQGNISLEQLKEIVTEHSSSLAAIMITYPSTHGVFEESFCQICQIIHQHGGQVYLDGANFNALVGVTRPGKIGADVAHLNLHKTFSIPHGGGGPGVGPIGVGEHLIEYLPVHPVVSGVNPAANGETSIGTISAAPWGSANILSIPWAYIAMMGAAGLKKSTLTAILNANYIAMKLAPHYPILYKGKNGWIAHECIIDCSTFKKTSGITVNDIAKRLIDYGYHAPTVSFPVHETLMIEPTESENKPELDKFCAALISIRKEIAAIENGVADKQDNLLINAPHTQLSLIADEWPHPYSKQQAFFPDNSQYENKYWPPVGRIDETYGDRHLKCTCL, from the coding sequence TGCTGGTCGATGCCATCAGCGAGCGTGCTGCAATCGTTTATTTACGTAAAATACGCGCGCGTAACAAAACCTTCACATCATTGATCGGCATGGGTTATTACGATACCGTCATGCCCGCCGTCATAAAACGTAATGTTCTTGAAAATCCATCCTGGTATACAGCCTATACGCCATACCAGGCAGAAGTAAGCCAGGGTCGACTGGAAGCGCTGATTAATTTTCAACAGTTGATCATTGATTTAACAGCCATGGATATTGCCAACGCATCTCTGCTAGATGAAGCGACAGCCGCTGCTGAAGCAATGAATATGAGCAGACGCCTTAGTAAAAGTGACTCGAATAACTATTTTGTCGATAAGCACTGTCATCCACAAACGATTGCTGTTCTGCAAACACATGCAAAACCACTCGACCTGAAAATAGTATTAGGTGACCCCTTAGAAGATTTTGCACAGCAGCAATGCTTTGGCATTCTTGTCCAATATCCAGACACATTTGGCGAAATTAAGGATTTTCATCAGCTAGGCAAACTAGCCCACGAAAAATCCGCATTACTTACTATTGCCACAGATTTACTCAGCCTGGTATTACTCAAAGCACCTGCTGAATTCGATGCCGACATAGTGATTGGTAATGCGCAACGCTTTGGTGTCCCTATGGGCTATGGTGGGCCTCATGCCGCTTTTTTTGCCTGTAAAGACAGTCATAAGCGCTCTATGCCTGGCAGAATAATAGGCGTATCCAGGGATAGTCACGGTAATATTGCCTACCGCATGAGCTTACAAACCCGTGAACAACATATTAGACGTGAAAAAGCGACTAGCAATATTTGCACAGCGCAGGTGTTATTAGCGGTTTTATCAGGATTTTATGCTGTTTATCATGGCGAATACGGGTTAAAAATGATCGCTCAACGCGTACATCGTTACAGCCAAATCCTTGCTCAGGGGATCGAGCAGTTAGGTTATCAGGTAATTAACACATCTTACTTTGATACCATTATCATACAAACTCCTTACAAAGCACATCGCATAGCCGCAAGAGCAGAAGAAGCGAAGATTAATCTGCGTATTATTGACAACAATACCTTGGGTATTTCATTAGATCAAAGCAGTTCTCGAAAGCTCATCCGGCAACTCTGGAAAATCTTCGCCTTACCCGGTAAAAAATTACCAGACTTGATAGAAATCGATAAAAATATCGATGAATGCATACCCGATTCTTTACTTAGAACAGACTCGATTCTACAGCACCCGGTATTTCATCTCTACCATTCAGAAACAGAAATGATGCGTTATATGCGCTTGTTGGCAGCTAAGGATATTGCTTTAGATCGATCCATGATTCCCTTGGGGTCCTGCACCATGAAGCTGAATTCAGCCACTTCATTGCAAGCCATCTCGCAGTATGAATTTAATAGTCTGCATCCGTTTATCCCCACTTATCAGGCGCAGGGCTACCAGCAGTTATTTGAAGAACTGGAAAACATGCTCTGTGATTTAACCGGCTTCGCTGCATTTTCTCTACAACCGAATGCAGGCTCTCAAGGCGAATACAGTGGCTTGTTAGTCATTCAAAAATATCATCAATCACGCGGTGAAAGTCAGCGTAATATTTGCCTGATTCCAGAATCAGCACATGGCACTAATCCAGCAAGCGCAGCTTTGGCGGGTTACACTATTGTTAATATTCCTTGCGATAAACAAGGCAATATAAGTTTAGAACAGCTTAAAGAAATTGTTACTGAGCACTCCAGTTCTCTGGCGGCCATCATGATTACCTACCCATCGACACACGGCGTATTTGAAGAATCATTCTGTCAAATATGCCAGATTATCCATCAGCACGGGGGCCAGGTGTATTTAGATGGGGCAAATTTTAATGCGCTGGTCGGTGTGACCCGCCCTGGAAAAATAGGTGCAGATGTCGCCCATCTTAACCTGCACAAAACATTTAGTATTCCGCATGGCGGTGGAGGTCCGGGCGTTGGACCTATTGGTGTAGGCGAGCATTTAATTGAATATTTGCCCGTGCATCCTGTTGTATCCGGCGTAAACCCTGCAGCAAATGGTGAAACCAGTATCGGCACTATTTCAGCTGCCCCCTGGGGATCTGCCAATATCCTTAGTATACCCTGGGCCTATATTGCCATGATGGGCGCAGCAGGACTTAAAAAGAGCACTTTAACCGCTATCTTAAATGCAAATTACATAGCCATGAAGCTTGCCCCCCATTACCCTATCTTATACAAGGGGAAAAATGGCTGGATTGCTCACGAATGCATCATAGATTGTAGTACCTTTAAAAAAACCAGCGGAATCACCGTAAACGATATTGCAAAACGCTTAATAGATTACGGCTATCATGCGCCTACCGTTTCTTTTCCGGTACATGAAACGCTGATGATAGAACCCACCGAAAGTGAAAATAAGCCAGAGCTGGATAAGTTTTGTGCCGCCCTGATTTCCATTCGTAAAGAAATAGCCGCTATAGAAAACGGCGTTGCTGACAAACAAGATAATCTATTGATTAATGCTCCACATACGCAATTAAGCCTAATCGCTGATGAGTGGCCACACCCGTATAGCAAACAACAGGCATTCTTTCCAGATAACAGCCAATATGAAAATAAATACTGGCCCCCTGTCGGTCGTATCGATGAAACTTATGGCGATCGCCACTTAAAATGTACTTGTTTATAG
- a CDS encoding DUF6868 family protein gives MDIQTMTAFFMWCTIINGGIFILWTVFSIFAPDFVYRMQSKLFPISRETYNVVIYSFFGLFKIVFLVFNVVPYVALLIVG, from the coding sequence ATGGATATTCAGACAATGACAGCATTCTTTATGTGGTGCACCATCATAAATGGTGGCATATTCATTTTGTGGACAGTGTTTTCCATATTCGCCCCTGATTTTGTGTATCGCATGCAAAGCAAACTGTTCCCAATTTCCCGAGAAACCTACAACGTGGTCATTTACTCGTTTTTCGGGTTATTCAAGATCGTCTTTTTGGTCTTCAATGTTGTTCCTTACGTGGCGCTACTGATTGTCGGATAA
- a CDS encoding group II intron maturase-specific domain-containing protein: protein MSSNTRKITNQIIAELRKSLLGWKAYFGIAEVKSPLRDIDKWIRRKLRCYLYKQWGRSGYRKLRKLGVKRQLAWNTAKSAHGPWRLSNSPALTYGLSNKYFTNLGLPSLVA from the coding sequence ATGTCGTCGAACACGAGGAAAATCACAAATCAAATTATTGCGGAGCTAAGAAAGTCCCTGCTTGGTTGGAAAGCATATTTTGGTATAGCCGAAGTAAAGAGTCCGCTACGTGATATAGATAAATGGATAAGACGGAAGTTACGGTGTTATTTATACAAACAGTGGGGTAGGTCAGGCTACCGAAAGCTCAGGAAACTAGGTGTCAAACGGCAATTGGCTTGGAACACTGCTAAATCAGCGCATGGCCCTTGGCGATTGAGTAATAGTCCAGCTTTGACTTACGGCTTGTCGAATAAATACTTTACAAACTTGGGGCTACCTTCATTGGTAGCATGA
- a CDS encoding DUF1761 domain-containing protein: protein MEYFGLNLAGILVATFIGMALGVLWYSPLLFGKRWMESIGKTPDTLGGTTLPMIGSIVANLMTAVGVSILFSFIDVESLSMGIAIGLTLGLLIIFPALLSDNLFCGWGNQLLFIQSGYRALSVLLMSVVSVYFS, encoded by the coding sequence ATGGAATATTTTGGTCTTAATCTGGCTGGAATTCTTGTGGCAACTTTTATAGGAATGGCTTTAGGAGTCTTATGGTATTCGCCGCTTCTATTTGGAAAACGGTGGATGGAGAGTATTGGAAAAACACCAGATACATTAGGTGGTACTACTTTGCCAATGATAGGTAGCATAGTCGCTAATCTGATGACTGCAGTGGGTGTCTCTATTTTATTTTCATTTATTGACGTGGAAAGTTTATCGATGGGTATTGCAATTGGCCTAACTCTGGGATTACTTATTATATTTCCAGCTTTACTATCAGATAATCTGTTTTGTGGCTGGGGGAATCAGTTATTATTCATTCAGTCGGGCTACCGTGCTTTAAGTGTTTTGCTAATGTCGGTTGTCTCGGTATATTTTTCGTAG
- a CDS encoding group II intron maturase-specific domain-containing protein codes for MSLPGWKAYFRIVEVKSPRDIDKWIRRTLQYYVYKQWDKSGYRKLRKLGVLEHSQISAWPLAGLSNSPALTYA; via the coding sequence ATGTCCCTGCCTGGTTGGAAAGCGTATTTCAGAATAGTCGAAGTGAAGAGTCCACGTGATATAGATAAATGGATAAGACGGACGTTACAGTATTATGTATACAAACAGTGGGATAAATCAGGCTACCGAAAACTCAGGAAGCTCGGTGTCTTGGAACACAGCCAAATCAGCGCATGGCCCTTGGCGGGGCTGAGTAATAGTCCAGCTCTGACTTACGCCTAA
- a CDS encoding HD-GYP domain-containing protein, translating to MPTLIRQSDCLAAALRKRDAYTEAHCGRVESLSVQLGLRCHLNAYEIGLLRVASKLHDVGKIGVPDYVLLKSGDLDAGELEIMRSHAELGQDICNKLPHKDASKISLYVRHHHEAFDGSGYPDGLSGEHIPIYSRIISLADNYDAMLTTRSYHRARSHAQVMEIMECECGKKIDPFLFGHFEKIVASAAGAP from the coding sequence ATGCCAACCCTAATACGACAATCCGATTGCCTTGCAGCAGCACTTCGTAAACGAGATGCATACACAGAAGCTCACTGCGGCCGTGTTGAATCTCTGAGTGTGCAACTAGGGCTCCGGTGCCACCTTAACGCTTATGAAATCGGACTCCTACGAGTAGCTTCGAAACTACATGACGTAGGCAAGATCGGGGTCCCTGACTATGTTTTGTTAAAATCTGGAGACTTGGACGCAGGTGAGCTCGAAATAATGCGGTCTCACGCTGAGTTAGGGCAGGATATCTGTAACAAACTTCCACACAAAGACGCATCAAAGATTAGTCTTTATGTTCGGCATCACCATGAAGCGTTCGATGGCAGCGGCTATCCGGACGGATTGTCGGGAGAGCACATTCCAATCTACTCAAGAATCATATCCTTGGCAGATAATTATGATGCGATGTTGACAACGCGGTCTTATCATCGCGCTCGCTCCCATGCGCAGGTCATGGAAATAATGGAGTGTGAATGTGGGAAAAAAATTGATCCTTTTTTATTCGGGCACTTTGAAAAAATAGTGGCGAGTGCCGCGGGTGCCCCCTGA